A region from the Riemerella anatipestifer genome encodes:
- the accB gene encoding acetyl-CoA carboxylase biotin carboxyl carrier protein, with protein MDLKDLQNLIKFVSKSEVAEVKYKTKDYEINIKNPGSNENITYVQQSLPQSPAVSPVASPVAPAAVSSPSAPVAQEGKADDDSKYIAIKSPMIGTFYRKPSPDKDVFVNVGDSVSEGKVVCVIEAMKLFNQIESEVSGKIVKILVDDATPVEYDQPLFLVDPS; from the coding sequence ATGGATTTAAAAGATTTACAAAACCTCATTAAGTTTGTTTCTAAGTCGGAAGTAGCTGAGGTTAAATACAAAACAAAGGATTACGAAATAAATATTAAAAATCCTGGCTCTAATGAGAATATAACTTACGTTCAGCAATCTTTACCACAATCTCCTGCAGTTTCGCCTGTGGCATCGCCAGTAGCTCCTGCGGCAGTATCTTCACCATCTGCTCCTGTAGCTCAGGAGGGTAAAGCAGATGATGATAGTAAATATATCGCTATTAAATCACCAATGATAGGTACTTTCTATAGAAAGCCATCGCCAGATAAAGATGTTTTTGTAAATGTGGGAGATTCTGTGTCTGAAGGGAAGGTAGTTTGCGTTATAGAAGCTATGAAACTATTTAACCAAATAGAGAGTGAGGTAAGTGGTAAGATAGTTAAAATATTGGTAGATGATGCAACTCCTGTGGAGTATGATCAGCCACTATTCCTTGTTGATCCGTCTTAA
- a CDS encoding riboflavin synthase — MFTGIIEATGIVEKIRKEGNNIHFTLSCPFTQELKIDQSLAHNGCCLTVVDINENLYTVTAINETLEKTNLSQWQEGSIINLERCTMMNGRLDGHIVQGHVDGVGTVESIEETNGSHIITISYISDFVTVPQGSITINGISLTVAKSMDKKFSVAIIPYTWEHTNLKHIKTGELVNLEFDIIGKYVAKLMNLK, encoded by the coding sequence ATGTTCACAGGAATTATAGAGGCTACGGGAATTGTTGAAAAAATACGTAAAGAAGGGAATAATATACACTTTACCCTATCTTGTCCCTTTACGCAAGAACTCAAAATAGACCAAAGCCTTGCTCATAATGGTTGTTGCCTAACCGTGGTGGACATCAATGAAAACCTCTATACCGTAACAGCCATCAATGAAACTTTGGAAAAAACCAATCTTTCCCAGTGGCAAGAAGGCAGCATAATCAATCTAGAACGATGTACTATGATGAACGGAAGACTAGATGGACACATTGTGCAAGGACATGTAGATGGAGTAGGAACCGTAGAGTCCATAGAAGAAACTAACGGGAGCCACATCATTACAATATCTTATATTTCTGATTTTGTAACTGTTCCACAAGGTTCTATTACCATTAACGGCATTAGCCTAACAGTCGCCAAAAGTATGGATAAAAAATTCTCTGTCGCTATTATTCCTTACACTTGGGAACACACCAATCTAAAACATATTAAAACAGGAGAACTCGTTAATCTTGAGTTTGATATTATCGGAAAATATGTTGCTAAACTAATGAATTTAAAATAG
- the rpmF gene encoding 50S ribosomal protein L32 encodes MAHPKRRQSSTRRDKRRTHYKAVVPQLAKDATTGELHLYHRAHWHEGKLYYRGKVVMEKNVETTEEN; translated from the coding sequence ATGGCACATCCTAAGAGAAGACAGTCGTCAACCAGAAGAGATAAAAGAAGAACTCACTACAAAGCAGTAGTTCCTCAGTTAGCTAAAGATGCTACTACAGGAGAGTTACATCTTTATCATAGAGCTCACTGGCACGAAGGAAAACTTTACTACAGAGGAAAGGTAGTAATGGAGAAAAATGTAGAAACTACAGAAGAAAACTAG
- the pdxA gene encoding 4-hydroxythreonine-4-phosphate dehydrogenase PdxA, translating into MSVKHHKPRVGISIGDFNGIGPEIILKTLKDKSITDFFTPVIFGSGKLFSYQKNIFKIQTNFNYINKATEASAGKINIVNLWKDNVNVNLGEPTEESTRMAIDSLEAATEALREGEVDVLVTAPINKDEMLKHGFKHAGHTGFLEDKFGKKGLMFLVTEDLKVAVVTHHIPISEVAQNISKEKIKNYLNILNATLVEDFCIAKPKIAVLGLNPHAGDGGAIGKEEQEIIIPAIKEAFDNGVLAFGPYPADSFFQPQKYKAFDAVLAMYHDQGLAPFKTLAYEEGVNYTAGLPFIRTSPDHGTAYDIAGKNMADHSSFEEAVFTGIKIFQNRSEYQSLMENKLKVKRSGNNGVDEDLPDEDV; encoded by the coding sequence ATGAGTGTAAAACATCACAAACCTAGAGTAGGGATTTCCATAGGAGATTTTAACGGTATAGGTCCTGAAATTATTCTAAAAACATTAAAGGATAAATCTATTACCGATTTTTTTACTCCTGTGATATTTGGTTCAGGGAAACTTTTTTCTTATCAAAAAAATATATTTAAAATTCAGACTAACTTTAATTATATCAATAAAGCCACAGAAGCGTCTGCTGGTAAAATTAATATTGTTAATCTTTGGAAAGATAATGTTAATGTAAATTTAGGAGAACCTACGGAGGAATCCACAAGAATGGCGATAGATTCTTTGGAAGCGGCTACAGAGGCTTTGAGGGAAGGAGAGGTAGATGTTTTAGTAACAGCACCTATCAATAAAGACGAAATGCTAAAACATGGATTCAAGCATGCAGGGCATACAGGTTTTCTAGAAGATAAATTTGGGAAGAAAGGATTGATGTTTTTAGTAACCGAAGATTTAAAAGTAGCCGTGGTAACGCATCATATCCCAATTTCGGAAGTGGCTCAAAACATTAGCAAAGAAAAGATAAAAAACTACCTAAATATATTAAATGCCACATTGGTGGAAGATTTTTGTATTGCTAAACCCAAAATAGCAGTTTTAGGGCTTAATCCACATGCTGGAGACGGTGGAGCGATAGGCAAAGAGGAGCAAGAAATTATCATTCCAGCAATAAAAGAGGCTTTTGATAATGGTGTTTTGGCGTTCGGACCTTATCCTGCAGATAGTTTCTTTCAGCCACAAAAATATAAAGCTTTTGATGCTGTTTTAGCGATGTATCATGACCAAGGTTTAGCACCATTTAAAACTTTGGCGTATGAGGAGGGAGTAAATTATACGGCGGGTTTACCTTTTATAAGAACTTCTCCAGACCATGGGACAGCTTATGATATAGCAGGAAAAAATATGGCTGATCATAGCTCTTTTGAGGAAGCTGTATTTACAGGGATAAAAATTTTCCAAAATAGGAGCGAATATCAATCTCTTATGGAGAATAAGCTGAAAGTTAAAAGAAGTGGAAATAATGGCGTAGACGAAGATTTGCCAGATGAAGATGTTTAA
- the accC gene encoding acetyl-CoA carboxylase biotin carboxylase subunit, with protein sequence MFKKILIANRGEIAMRILRTCREMGIKTVAVYSTADKDSLHVRFADEAVCIGPPTSKDSYLSIPNILAAAEITNADAIHPGYGFLSENANFSRICQKNNIKFIGASPEQIEKMGDKATAKATMKAAGIPCVPGSDGLIGSYEEAAKIAEKIGYPVMIKATAGGGGKGMRAVWKAEELRNHWDSAVQEAVAAFGNGGMYMEKLIEEPRHIEIQVAGDQYGKACHLSERDCSIQRRNQKLTEETPSPFMTDELREKMGEAAVKAAEYIGYEGVGTIEFLVDKHRNFYFMEMNTRIQVEHPITEQVIDYDLIREQILLAAGAPISGVNHYPKLHSIECRINAEDPYQDFRPSPGKITSLNIPGGHGIRVDTHVYSGYTIPSNYDSMIAKLITTAQTREEAIAKMKRALEEFYIEGVKTTVSFHRQLMDDPDFVAGNYTTKFMETFKMNKDYENM encoded by the coding sequence ATGTTTAAAAAAATATTAATAGCCAATCGTGGAGAGATTGCAATGAGGATTCTCCGTACTTGTAGAGAGATGGGGATTAAAACCGTTGCAGTTTATTCTACGGCAGATAAAGATAGTCTGCATGTGAGGTTTGCAGATGAAGCGGTTTGTATAGGACCTCCTACTAGTAAAGACTCCTACTTGAGTATACCTAATATACTTGCTGCAGCCGAGATTACTAATGCTGATGCTATCCACCCAGGATATGGTTTTTTGTCAGAAAACGCTAATTTTTCTAGAATTTGTCAGAAAAATAATATCAAGTTCATAGGGGCAAGCCCAGAGCAAATAGAAAAAATGGGTGACAAGGCTACTGCTAAAGCAACTATGAAGGCTGCGGGGATACCTTGTGTACCAGGTTCTGATGGTTTGATAGGCTCTTATGAAGAGGCAGCGAAAATTGCAGAAAAAATTGGTTATCCAGTAATGATAAAGGCAACAGCTGGAGGAGGTGGTAAAGGTATGCGTGCCGTTTGGAAAGCAGAAGAACTTAGAAACCACTGGGATTCTGCTGTGCAAGAGGCTGTGGCTGCTTTCGGTAACGGCGGTATGTACATGGAAAAACTCATAGAAGAGCCTAGACATATTGAAATACAAGTGGCAGGAGACCAGTATGGTAAAGCTTGTCATCTTTCTGAAAGAGATTGTTCTATTCAAAGAAGAAATCAAAAATTAACAGAGGAAACGCCGTCTCCTTTTATGACTGATGAGCTTCGTGAGAAAATGGGAGAAGCAGCTGTAAAGGCAGCAGAATATATTGGTTATGAAGGGGTAGGTACTATAGAGTTTTTGGTAGACAAACACAGGAATTTCTACTTTATGGAGATGAATACTCGTATCCAAGTAGAACATCCTATTACAGAACAGGTTATTGATTATGACCTTATTAGAGAGCAAATTCTTCTAGCAGCAGGAGCGCCTATATCTGGTGTAAATCATTATCCTAAACTACACTCAATAGAATGTAGGATTAATGCGGAAGATCCTTATCAAGACTTTAGACCATCTCCAGGAAAAATTACTAGTCTTAATATTCCAGGAGGACACGGGATAAGAGTAGATACTCATGTTTACTCTGGTTATACCATACCATCTAATTATGACTCTATGATAGCTAAACTAATTACTACGGCTCAAACTAGAGAAGAAGCTATTGCTAAAATGAAGAGAGCTTTAGAAGAGTTTTATATAGAGGGAGTTAAAACTACAGTATCCTTCCATAGGCAGTTGATGGATGATCCAGACTTTGTAGCTGGTAATTATACTACCAAGTTTATGGAGACCTTTAAAATGAATAAAGATTACGAAAATATGTAA
- a CDS encoding YceD family protein, with protein MDKFRKYDIVFSGLKNGKHQFEFEIDKEFFSLFNANVDFSEPKILVDVLLEKHTTFLEFWVKVSGEVTLICDISGNDFPYEIEHELKVLVKFGEEYDDSNEEVITIPSSDYHFNVAQLVYEAVILSVPMKKISPEVEGNEEYEALLERYSPKVLDELEEEKSDEDIDPRWQALSKLKNK; from the coding sequence ATGGATAAATTTAGAAAATATGATATTGTTTTCTCGGGCTTAAAAAATGGTAAACACCAGTTTGAGTTTGAGATAGATAAAGAGTTCTTTAGCTTATTTAATGCAAATGTAGATTTTAGTGAACCTAAGATTTTGGTAGATGTTTTATTAGAAAAACATACCACTTTTTTAGAGTTTTGGGTGAAAGTATCAGGAGAAGTAACTTTGATTTGTGATATAAGTGGAAATGATTTTCCTTATGAAATAGAACATGAACTCAAAGTTTTAGTGAAGTTTGGAGAAGAGTATGATGATAGTAACGAGGAAGTTATTACAATTCCTTCAAGTGATTATCATTTTAATGTGGCTCAATTAGTTTACGAGGCGGTGATTTTATCTGTTCCAATGAAGAAAATTTCACCAGAGGTAGAGGGGAATGAAGAGTATGAGGCTTTGTTAGAGAGGTATAGTCCTAAAGTCTTAGATGAATTGGAAGAAGAAAAATCTGATGAAGATATAGATCCTAGATGGCAGGCATTAAGCAAGTTGAAAAATAAATAG